The Chloroflexota bacterium genome has a segment encoding these proteins:
- the lepB gene encoding signal peptidase I: MKINWREVLIIILIFVVVFAAVHFSVQSFRVDGPSMLPSFHQGEFLMVNKLTYHFSSPHRGDVIIFWPPKPPVASQYPFIKRVIGIPGDLVEVKDGQVHVNGSLLDETPDKSLSRNDISVLVEKDHYFVMGDNRGNSSDSTGGWTVPRDNIIGKSWLIYWPLSDWGLSPKYSYEFATTA, encoded by the coding sequence ATGAAAATCAATTGGCGTGAAGTTCTGATAATCATACTCATATTCGTCGTGGTATTTGCCGCGGTGCACTTCAGCGTGCAGAGTTTCAGGGTAGACGGGCCCAGCATGCTGCCCTCCTTCCACCAGGGAGAGTTCTTAATGGTGAATAAACTCACCTACCATTTCAGCTCTCCGCACAGGGGTGATGTCATTATTTTCTGGCCTCCCAAACCGCCCGTAGCTTCTCAATATCCCTTTATCAAACGGGTAATCGGCATACCCGGAGACCTGGTGGAGGTGAAGGATGGCCAGGTACATGTAAATGGCTCCCTGCTGGACGAAACCCCTGACAAGAGCCTGAGCAGAAATGATATTTCAGTGCTCGTCGAGAAAGACCACTACTTTGTTATGGGCGATAACCGCGGTAACAGCAGCGATTCTACCGGGGGTTGGACGGTGCCCCGCGATAACATCATCGGCAAGAGCTGGCTGATTTATTGGCCGCTATCAGATTGGGGACTGTCGCCCAAATACTCATATGAATTCGCTACCACAGCTTAG